Proteins from one Diprion similis isolate iyDipSimi1 chromosome 3, iyDipSimi1.1, whole genome shotgun sequence genomic window:
- the LOC124403996 gene encoding uncharacterized protein LOC124403996 isoform X2 — MYEPKGNTGEEPITPPPSYSTVVNERSHQCSFVTHQPPASAPYPVTPNHAETFHRMPMPMPMPMPMPMSMPMPMPMPASMPMPMPASRVIYESHFDEPRESTSTSYGIAETFRTTDHDHNYSGSDHNRAVATHVSHVSFGSSARDQTIHVFPEEQKTSDFKPALCCAFAIGLVLCGILIAISTMIRRFH, encoded by the exons ATGTACGAACCAAAAGGAAACACCGGCGAGGAGCCAATCACTCCACCACCCTCGTACTCCACCGTTGTGAACGAACGGTCACACCAATGCAGTTTCGTAACCCACCAGCCTCCAGCTTCTGCACCCTATCCAGTGACGCCGAATCACGCAGAGACATTTCACCGGATGCCAATGCCGATGCCGATGCCGATGCCGATGCCGATGTCGATGCCGATGCCAATGCCCATGCCTGCTTCCATGCCGATGCCCATGCCGGCGTCACGAGTCATCTACGAGTCGCACTTCGACGAACCCAGGGAAAGCACATCGACCAGCTATGGGATTGCCGAAACGTTCAGGACCACTGACCACGATCATAATTACTCCGGGAGTGATCACAACCGTGCAGTGGCTACTCACGTGTCACATGTCAGTTTTGGGTCGTCCGCGAGGGATCAAACTATCCATGTTTTCCCAGAGGAGCAGAAAACCTCGGACTTCAAACCAGCAT tATGCTGTGCCTTCGCGATTGGCTTAGTCCTGTGTGGAATCCTGATTGCCATATCAACCATGATAAGGAGATTTCACTAA
- the LOC124403996 gene encoding uncharacterized protein LOC124403996 isoform X1, with amino-acid sequence MYEPKGNTGEEPITPPPSYSTVVNERSHQCSFVTHQPPASAPYPVTPNHAETFHRMPMPMPMPMPMPMSMPMPMPMPASMPMPMPASRVIYESHFDEPRESTSTSYGIAETFRTTDHDHNYSGSDHNRAVATHVSHVSFGSSARDQTIHVFPEEQKTSDFKPACKLPILIICSLVSYT; translated from the coding sequence ATGTACGAACCAAAAGGAAACACCGGCGAGGAGCCAATCACTCCACCACCCTCGTACTCCACCGTTGTGAACGAACGGTCACACCAATGCAGTTTCGTAACCCACCAGCCTCCAGCTTCTGCACCCTATCCAGTGACGCCGAATCACGCAGAGACATTTCACCGGATGCCAATGCCGATGCCGATGCCGATGCCGATGCCGATGTCGATGCCGATGCCAATGCCCATGCCTGCTTCCATGCCGATGCCCATGCCGGCGTCACGAGTCATCTACGAGTCGCACTTCGACGAACCCAGGGAAAGCACATCGACCAGCTATGGGATTGCCGAAACGTTCAGGACCACTGACCACGATCATAATTACTCCGGGAGTGATCACAACCGTGCAGTGGCTACTCACGTGTCACATGTCAGTTTTGGGTCGTCCGCGAGGGATCAAACTATCCATGTTTTCCCAGAGGAGCAGAAAACCTCGGACTTCAAACCAGCATGTAAATTACCGATTCTCATCATATGCTCATTGGTTTCGTACACCTGA